AGTAGAAAGTgtgttaaaatgaaataatttttttcagtccAATTCAAACCCTGACACTTGTCCACAGAATACAATACAGAGTATCCTTCAGAGGTCCTTTCTAGTATGCTTTCTAATTCCCCAAAGAGAAAATGGCCAAGATTAAATTCTGAGGTGTCTTTCCATTCTCAGTGATTTTTTCAATTACTTTTCTCATGAGCAGGGCTTCCAGTTTCCAAAGGAGACATCCTTTCCAAGTtggaaaaaagagaagcaccaagacTGCCCAAGAGAGAAATTCCAAGAAGCCCTTACCTAGGTGAGCACACCCTTCAAGGCAGCTTAGGTTCTGTTAGACAATTCACCCCAGTGAATTACCCCAGCCCATCACTCTAGTAAGGAGCCTCACCTTGAAATGTTGGAGTGGCACTTCTCCTTAAAGGGCCCCGGGCCACTGGGAGATGTTTCTGACCCTCCCTCCTGAGCTACTTCCTCATCTTCCCCCTGAAAGATCACATTTCCCTCCAACCTTAGAGAAACAGGTGCTTGGGCTTTTTCTGATGCTAATTCTTGTACCTATTCTATatcctttcttcttattttttagtCTTCTTGCAGCCACAGTCCTCCCTTTTTCTaaggctttttttccttctgcttttagATGTAGAAATGTCTGACTCATATTTAGAAGAACAAACCTTTGCTTGTCTCAGTGGTTTATCTGCCTTCCATCTCATCTCCATTCACTTCTAAACCTCATAAACATGCGATCTACAtcctcttcctccatttcctctgGTTTCATTCCCTTCTTGAAATTCTACAATCTGCCTTCCATTCCTGTTCTATAGTTGATGGCTTCGCATGTATAAGCTACTACCCATAGCTTATATACCTATAAcactttatgatttacaaaatgTGTTTCCAACCTATGAGGTAGGGAGTGAAAACCATATCATGCTGTTTATAGATGAAGAGCCTGAGTGAGACTCACTGAGATTTTGACTTACCCTTGATCCCTTGGCCAGTAATTCCAGGGACTCAAAGCTAGACTTTTTGCACCTCAGTATTAAAGGAAATCTTGGTTGTGGCCTTGCCCTGGTCAACAAGGCAAACTCAGAATATAAGACAAAGGAGTTTATTAGCACACCAAGGTAACTGCTGTTGGGTGCACCTGCTGGATTCAAACTGCCTACATACTGCTTTTTATAGACAGGAGTAAACAACTACCATATAGGGTTATACAGCCCTGATTGGTGCACATTTTCTGTGAGAAGAGGGGATTAAAGCTGCTTCCACTCTGCTCCTTCCCCTTACAGTACCATAGGAAGATGGGATAAGTGCATATGCCTAAGGGTACTTTCTGCACCACCATCCCCTGCAGGTTGGTTGTGCGTTACCCAAAGTCTAAGCAAGGTTTTTAAACTTGGGGTCACTCAGACTGATTGCACAAGTGAGTGACTTTGCACATCAGTCTAGCACTCCTGCTCCCCATCCCcgccatcccccacccccctcccccagcttagctgctctgcttttggcagagaacACCAGCAGAAGTACAGAGGGTTGAAATTCCTCATTACTACTATATTATGCCTCTGTGAAATAATAAGACgtcatatttatatggcactttaagaccTGAAAAGTGCCTTCTCTcgtttgactctcacaacaaacTAACCAACTGCCTAACATGATCTGCTGCCAAACCAAATCTTCTGTAcctgaataattaatatttgaaCGCTGTATGCAGGACTTCACATTTATCTTTGTTAAATTTCAAAGTTTGTTTTGGCCCATCCTTCCAGCCtactgagatattttaaaaatgtctttattcAGTTTGTATCTAACAGGTATTCTTATGTACCTTTGTGTCATCATCAAAAGATGAAAGAGTgctttctgtgatttcatccaggGTGTTACCAAAATTGTTGAATGAAACAAGGCCAAGGACAATCCTTAAGGCATGAAACTAGCATATAGAGAATATGATCCAGATGGACAAAATCCTTTATTCCAGACTGTTTTTTCATAAGGTTTTTTAACTGGCCATGAACTCAGTGCACATTTCTTCATCTTATCCACAAAGACAGCTTGAAAGGTTTTATCACATGCATCTAAATGCTCTTCCCATCCTCGTATCCCTATTCATAAATCTTATTAATGATGAACTTTGTTTTATATGATCTGCTTTTATTAAATCAATGCTGGATCTTAGGGAtaatcactttcttttctaataCTCTAGCCATCTGTTTGATAATAAGCAACTAAATTTAAGGTTAGTTTGCCAAGACTGAGTTCAGATTTAACAGTGTTTATTTTTTCAGAATTAATTTATTGGTTCATTCTGATAATTCAGCTATTTATGAAGTCCTGGGCTGTTAAGTATCCTGCTCCTCTCTCTGTACTTaacttgggcttcagtttctactttaaaaatgttGAGGGGTTTTCTACCTGTTTCTGATTGATAGTCACTCTCCTTTGTTGAtggtttttccccctctccagAATTTCCTCAGAAATGTAATACAGTTGGACAAAAGGACAGTAAGAAGTCAGTCCTTGCTGCACAGCATCAAGTTCCTGAAGCCAACTTCAAACACTTTTCAGACTTAAGTGAATATAATGGAAGTGATATGGGTGAGAAACTTTATAATAAAGGCAAGAAACCCTTTACTAACCACTCAAACTTTATTCATTACCATGGAATATATACTCAAGGAAAACTAAACATAATGAATTTGGCAGAGCCTTCAGTATCAATTGATGCCATCCTGTACATCGAAGAATTCATACTGAGGAGAAACCATTTGAATATACTGAATGTGGAAGAAACTTCAGCAGTAAACAAAACCTAACTGCACATCAAATAAGTCATACTGGGAAGAAGCCATTTAAatataatgaatgtggaaaaacttTTAACAGTAATCAAATCTTATCtcaacatcaaagaattcacactAGAGAAAAACCAtttgagtgtaatgaatgtgaaaaatcCTTCAGCCAAAAGGGGAACCTCTACAAACAtaagagaattcacactggagaaaaaccatttgaatgtaatgaatgtggaaaatcaTTCAGCCAAAAGGGAAACCTCTtgaaacatcagagaattcacagtggagagaaatgtaaaaaaattcaCAATGGAAAGAAACTATATTTATGTAACGAATGTGGGAAAGGCTTCAACTCTAAGCAGCATCTTGAAATACATAAGATAATTCATTCTGGAAAGAAGCCCTGTGAATGCAATGTTTGTAGCAAAGCCTTCCACAATAAACATTACTtaggaaaacataaaaaaattcatactggagaaaaacattgtaaatgtaatgaatgtggaagaaCCTTCATGGAGAAAGGCAGCCTTGAAAAACATAAGATGATTCACACAGGTGAGAAGTCCTTTGAATGTAGtaaatgtgggaaagccttcagcagTAATAGGTATCTAATTAAACATCAAAAAgcccatactggagagaaaccctacaaatgtaatgaatgtgggaaagctttcagcAGTAATAGCTACAAAACTGAGCATCAAAGAATCCATACTGTACAAgagccttataaatgtaatgaatgtgggaaagccttcagcagtaataggtacttaatttaacatcaaagaatccatactggagagaagccataTAAATGCAATGAATTTGGGAAAGTCTTCAGcagtaataggtgcttaattcaACATCAAAGAAGTCGTACTGGAGAGCAACCCtctaaatgtaatgaatgtgggaaagtttTCAGCAGTAATAGCTACATAATTGAACATCAAAGAATCCATACTAGAGAGAAGCCTTTTAAATGTAATGAATATGGGAAAGCTTTCATCAGTAATCAGAAGCTATCCAGACATCAAAGAATCCATACAGGAGAGGAGCCCtataaatgtagtgaatgtgggaaaggcCTCAGCACTAAAATGTACCTAATtcaacatcaaagaattcatactggaaagAAGCCCTATAAATGTAATGGGTGGGAAAACTTTCATAAGTAATAAACAGCTATCCAGACATCAAAAATTCTTGCCACAGAGAAGCCACATAAATatgatgaatgtgggaaaaccttcTGCACCAATTTTGTCTTTGAAGCACATAAGGTACTAGTAAGAATATCCATGAATGTACCCAAGCTTGGGGAAACATAGACACATACCATTTCCAAGATAGGTGTGAACTTTGGGTGGGGGCATAATGAGCCCAAGATAGGAGCAACATCTAAGCCATTTATACTAAGCTACCTTTTCTTCTAAAAAGGCAAGAAACTTCTCGAGACTTAATTGCTCCAGGGGACAATGTCTCAAACTGTTATGACAGTTTCCTGGTCACCTAAGACAGAGGTGTCAATCATGTGGCCCATCTGGGACACTCCTAagtgaaccagattaaaatgtaattgggaaatatttaacaaaatcaaaatacagTTAAACATAGATCATATTAATAtgtcattttctaagtcagtatgcagcctGTGGGATCCTTATGTATTGGTTAGTGGTCTCCATTTTTATGAGTTGACACCACTGATGTAAGGCATAAAAAGCCCAGTGCACAAAGGAGTTGGGTTCTCAAGCCTTCAAGGACTCTACAGTGATCAGACTGATCTCCATGTGGAGAGGAAGGGGACCAAACAATGCTGAATCTTTGTTAAATG
This region of Trichosurus vulpecula isolate mTriVul1 chromosome 3, mTriVul1.pri, whole genome shotgun sequence genomic DNA includes:
- the LOC118843707 gene encoding zinc finger protein 684-like, whose translation is MATKHLQGGYQTILTFQDVAVDFTREEWRLLDPAQNDLFRDVMLENYENFIFLGLPVSKGDILSKLEKREAPRLPKREIPRSPYLEFPQKCNTVGQKDSKKSVLAAQHQVPEANFKHFSDLSEYNGSDMGEKLYNKGKKPFTNHSNFIHYHGIYTQGKLNIMNLAEPSVSIDAILYIEEFILRRNHLNILNVEETSAVNKT